Part of the Apostichopus japonicus isolate 1M-3 chromosome 18, ASM3797524v1, whole genome shotgun sequence genome, CCGGATATGaagagggtggagggggagggagggagccTCAAGTGGGTGAGAAGAGAGACAAGCTGAGGgtgaaaaaattaaaactatttcaaatatttctttggtGCTAGTGAAGACATTTTCGAAAGTTGTACAATTTTCGAAAAAGCGAAATAGAACATGGAAGTCTTTAAGCTGATGTATTCATCCGGTATAAAGGCGAAAGGATGGAAATAAGAAATAGCGGGTGGAATAGCGACTTCCCTATCAATTTCTGGCTTCCTCTCCGTTATCCTAATCACTTCATCACCCGATATCCCATAACTTATTGGACTGTTGCCTATCTCTGATACAGGCCCCTAGCTTTGAATTTTGAGCACAAATTCGGTAGGGGCACACAGTACTCGGCAGTAACCTCTCTGTGCGCGAGCATGGCTACGGGTTGAAACTTGAAATGCCCTAACATGGCTGAGATGAACCTACCTACGGATTTCTTCGTTAATATAGTCACATTATATTCACTAAGGCAGGTAAAGCTCCTATAAACAGGTGCATTATTTTTTTGCAAATCATTCAAGTTGATATTCATTTACTTTCTTCATTTGAAAACTTCAGGTACGATGCTTGTGACATGAACGTATACCGTAGCGCCCTGAGTGTCGGTGTCGTCAACGGACTACCGAACGTGGAAGATTTCACATGGCCACGTGACCGTCAACTACCACCGCCGACTCTAACACCGAGTCACGCAAATATGCAACAGGTAGCCGATCTGCAACACGACCACAACAGCGTGGCTGCCGCTGTCATGCAACAACAGGCTCAGGAGCAAGAACAAAGAGACGGCAGACGACAGCCGCGACAGAATCAACAGCCCGCCCACGAAGCGGAGGAAGAAAACCAAGAGAATGGAGAAGCGAATCAAGAAGCCGCGGTCGCCGCGGGAAACGGAAGACAAGACGAAGACGAGGAGTTTGAAGATGTTGGAGATGGCGATGACGTGGATGACAGTggcgatgatgatgaagatgaagatgacgacgacgacgaagaAGATGGAGACGACGAGGAGGATGATGGAGATGAACTAGAGGAGCAGGTGCAATTTCCGGAGCGACCTCCTAACGTAAGACGGCATCCTGTGGCAAATGCCATCGTAGCTTTAGCCGCCAATTCAGCGAGCGGTGACTCGGACTCGTCTTCTGACGAGGATGGGGGCGCTGCTGATATGGCAATTGAGGGCCAGGATGATGGAAGGGAGGCTCAGCTCCAATGACTAGGGAAGTGGATTGTCATTCGTTTGGCGTTAGCGATTCTGGAAAACGCGACAAGTAATGCAAGTTTCATACTCAGATATCTAGACGAATAGAAGAAGGGGCAAAAATTTACTCCCCAAAGGTAACAAAGACAAATTGATATTTGGAAAATGATATTTGGAAATCTACTTGGCAGCCTATCCATCGGTTTTATTGACTTTCTGTGCATATGGAGATATGCAAGTATGGTCAAAAATACCTCACAACTGCTTGTCTTTTATGCGTGAATTTATGACTAAAAGTTGACGAtaatataacatacaatatCACGTCTAAAcgatatgttatatattaacagtattaatatgtatatattaatttgaTCTCCATTGAGGAGATTTTAGGTTCTTAAATTTGAACGCCAAGCGAATGACAATTTTAACCTAATCACCTATCTGCAATTTCCTGATTTCTTACTATTTTGACTTCACCAAACTATtgcgttttctttttcttttttgaaaatgaaatctAGATAGAGCCTAGCAAATACTGTCGTCTGCTACTACTCGGATGACGTCATTTAATTAATTGAAATGACTTCTTTGGTGTGTGTTTAAACATGATTGAAGATATACTCACCTCACCACAGGTGTATCACGGAGTATTTTCAGATTCGAAACCGCGTATACacacatttaaaaatatttgcatgtttttcatttgttgttttgcAAAGATATATTGATTGTGAATTTCACATTCGATATCAGTTTTGTAAATATtgggaaatgttttgattttgtctcacattaatgtttattttccttATATATACGAGAACAATTCCATTTGcaatttgttataattttcttcaaatttaaattatgaaTGTCAATCAACCTTATCAAACttatttttgaagaaataaaaggAAACCTCCCGGAAAGAATTATAGTGATGATGTTTTTACTTTCTTGACTTTAAACCGGTCGCTTGCAGTGGATTGTGGGTAAACTGTTCGAAATCTCAAGAGTGCAATTGGTCAAAAGTTTAGCAGAAGGTATAGTCATGTATATATTGCTTTCATCTGTTGTCGAAACCTTTTCTATAACCATGATTTGAAACTATAAGTTAAACGTTCATCATGGACTGCAATGCTCCCAAAATGTGCTAGATATCATAGTCTATAAAAGAAATTCACCCAGGCCCAAACTTTCAACAAGCATTTGCTCTCCAACCCCAAGCCTGAGCGTATAGGATTGCTATGATGTGGTGCGTTATACTGAAGAGTTGGACCTTTATACCAAACACTGCGCGAGGGGCCTATATTTGGTATGCATAAGTGCTCTTATATACAAAATGTTGCGAACGAACGGTTCTTTTGATGCTATTCCGAGCAAAAGTACAGTACTCTTCTATACAGGGTTATAAATTCTACTATATATCACGAATAGTATCTCCATGGATATGGCTTcgatgtatatatgtatcattGGCCCATATGTATGTCTTTGCCTTTCCACATACTGACATACGCCACACACACACGGTGGCCAGCCTGTAGGCAAGAGCGGAATTCATTGCGTACTTCACACTGGTATGCGCGCTCGACATGTGACGAATGAAAACATAACTTTCCAACGCACTTTATACATCGCGTTAGACCGCAATATACCCCATAGATTACAAATATGCGCGTGTGATAAGACGTAAGGTATTTTATGTGCAGCGTCTATAATGTTGTATACACCATTTTCGTTGCACAAGAAAACTTAGTTTTCGGCGGGAATTAAAGATTGAGTTTCGATTTTCTATATTTGAGTTTCTTTTTCATAACTGACGTAACGTCCCTGTCATTTCAAATGTCAAATGACAGGAAAATCGTCGGTATATTTGGAACATGGGACTACTCATTTTGGGCAAAGCCGGAAGATATTTTCCAAGCCCGTTTGGAGAAAAATCCTATATTTCCGTTCGAGGAGACTGAGGAGAACCGTAAGTAGCTTTTGACCTATATCGGCCTAGCCCGAGTTCTGCTGTACAATGGTGACTAGCCTACCAGgtagtttattttatttgtaggTGTCGATGGGGGAGGAGGGTACTTATATGGCATAATTTACCTAATAAACCAACTATGTTCAAACATTACGGAGGGTCGATATTCTCTTAACGACTTGAACGGTCCATTCACCTCTGTAGTCACAACATTATGCTACCGAGAAAGTTCGCATCTTCACTGGAACTTCTCTATATGAATTGAATAGTTCTAGAGTGTATGATAATTAGAAATAAACGCCTGATTCATATCTCTTGTGCAATGCATGAATGCATGAGCTTCGGTGGCGAACGAACTTCCGACCACCTTCTACAGGCCACGTGCatttccagggggggggggggagggggtgcgtCTAGATAAATAGGGTACACCGTCGACAAATATTCTGTTTCTGTTAGGTACTCGTTAAAAACCCCTCTCgggtatcacaacgaggatgttggtgCGCAGCGCAGCAGTGCTAATAACAATGCGTGGGTAATCTTGtcttaaacacctcaagactagggctctCTTTAACGGCCGAGGATTGTGTATTCCAGTCTTTTATAGTCCTAGGATAGAAACTATACTAAAAGGCACGATGACTACGTGGAATTTGTGTACAGATTGAGGAGTTGATATACTTACATCTGCTTTAAGGCAAGGAACCACATCTTTATTTTCCTGTCTCACCTCATCTATAAACAGATTACGAATATGAGTTCATATCCATCTGGTTCTGGTTTTCTCTGGCTACCATCGCTGCAGCTCTGGTCATCGGTGGCATTGTGATGTTGGCTGTTCGGAACCCAATGGTAGGTAATTCCAGTTTATCGTAAAGAATTTCGTGAAACAGTTAAAAGgatatttgtcattttattgGTAGTTGTGTCAACAATCCTCACACCGATACATATGAAGATATATAAGAACTTCAGCGTAACTTTCATTCTCCATATGGCGTATATAACCTTCGACTTAATCGTAAATTTATATACTTTGTATAAGTCATTACGCAAAGGAAATTACACCATAGCAGCTTTGAAACGTTTGTGTCCAGGCTATCACGAGATAAATGTTTGCATATCAGCAAaccagaaacaagaaaagtgACCATGGGaagtaatataatataataaccTATTTGATAATACTTGATAATACTACTAAAAAATAAGACTATAACGAGATTCCAAATAGCGACCTcacaaaaatataaacatatccGTTTTTTGCATGAGTTCTGTATCGACTATGAACCGTCCATCAAAATATTGGTCCCAGTAACTGTTCACGAGGTTCGATCTGCTCTCCACGCCCTTGGACGGGagcatgggggtgggggaggggctaCCAGGCAGAATCAATATTATATCTTTCTTGCAAACTGTTTAACCAGGAATCACTGATAGCTGCAATTTTATTCAATACAACCAGGAAAACGGCAGGGAATTAATTTCCAGAAAATATCTGTTCTTGTATTGCTATGATTTTTGCTCTCTCAAATTATTAAGAGAGCTTGATGAGCCCATCAATGGCTCGTTGTGAACTTACCCACGCGATGTTTTAGTTTTCATCGACCATTATACTGCAGCTGATTTGGTTTATTTACGTTATGAAAATATTGTATGTTTATGTCTATTcttatttgttgtttctttatttctatTGAACCATAGAGCTATCTGGTCTGTTGTATTATCTGTGTTCTTGTTTCGGCCTACACGGCGTATGTTTATCAGGGCAAACGGAAAGTCGTGATTGACCATGACAATGACTCTTACACCTTCTATCGAAAAGGAAGACGGATATATACTGGTCACGTCCATAATATCTACATACGCCTTGTTGGACAGAAAGGAGGTGAGGTATTTCAAAATAGACAGGGACGTAGAGAGCCAggtcgcaccccccccccccgtccagtTTTGTCACCGGACCACTTCTTAAAGTTTAATATAATCTAATCTTaagtatatttatgaaaatgagaataaacTATTCTTTACTCCATATGTCACAGGACCCCTAAAGTGACCCCGGGCTTCAgggatgaccccccccccctctgaacCCCCTTTCGCCGTGCAGGCCTGTAAATATAGGAGCGTTTATGCACTATTAAACACAGCTGGGAGAAAGGGGGTAACATGTAGCAGTCTGATACAACCTATAACTGTTGAATTGTAATTATCGcctatgttatgttatattataaCACGTCTCGTTACGTTTCTTTACGTTACGCTAGGTTACATCGGTAACTTTCTTATGCTGTTACCACGCCTTACCTTATATTTGGTTACGCTACGTGACGTTACGTGATGTTACGTTAAGTAACGTTATTGTACGTTCATTACATGACAGTCACCgtacatttcatttatatatacggtgcctttcaatcataaggtcctgagttcgagtcactccaatattaatgtatgtcgtccagttacagagttgttgacaattgacaatccaTAACCAtgaacgttaaatatgaatctaagatattgacttcggtcagcttgcggctttgataagccatgATGATGGCTTCTtctcgagttcctgcttgcaggaggatcgaAAAATACATATACTTACGACATCTCTTGATAACTTTCTTGCAGGTAACGGTGAGATTTACTACAAGGTGGTTTTGAATGGTTTCAATCTAGAGGTACAAGCGTTATCATCTTCGACTCTTCGATGTGAGGTAAAATAATGTGTTTTGGATTCATAATTTGAGAGTTTATCAGGAACGGCGGATCGTCTGTGGCGTCATAACTTAAGCTGTGACTTAATTATGGAAATATGACCATCATTGTTATAATACATTTAACTCACCTATcatcgatatatatatgatgCCAAAATCCATGTCCTACCCATGGTGCGCCCCCTGAATTACGGTGAAAGGAGAAggatgggagggatggggaggtaAGGTGAGGAGAAGAATATAAATTTCTTAGAAGAAGTAACATATTGCCACTTGACGTTCTCAATCCTTATTTTAATCTGAAATTTGCATTggagttttttttcttgcaacATTACATAAAAATTCTTGATACAAATCGTATCAATTGTACAGATTTTCGCTAAGGCTATAAAGCAGCTGGGGTCGACATATAATGTATTTGCTGCCTACGGAAAATTTCTTGTACTCAATCCTCGGAAGTGGCACAACACTAAAAGACATGTCCCTTGAAAAGGGAATGCTGTATACTATATGGTAAGAAAGAGACCAGAAAGCTGAACATGCGTATGTCCTCCTGTCATGTTGAAATATGCTATAGGCCCACAAACTCCCCCAGAGTATTCATATATGTTCTTCCTTGCCATAAGCTTCTCCTTGCCGCACTATTATAGTTTTGGAAACATTTTCGTGGATCGTAGATATTCGGCCCGCGTGCCGcatcttgcccccccccccacccccacactttCCCCGTTCACACTTCTTTCCCATCTTCTGAGGATAATTACTTTCTGCCAACATTTCTGGCATTATTATTCACAGAAATTGGAGAAGCTGGGACGAAGGTTAGCAACAAGACTGAATTTGAACTTTTTTGATTGGACGGACAGATCTACTCGTCATATcctttaaagatcatcagtatgCCCTGAAAATATGAAGGATTATCTCGTAAACGGAATATAGTTATTTAGATGATGTCGTTCGCAATAGGTAGGGCTAAGCAGTGGGTTATGCCTTCCACattcagtcggggggggggggggaatggtcagttcggttttttttttacattcatgGGACGAATTAGAGCCCTGCTACGGATGTGTACGTCCTTTTAAACCTCACACACACACGTTTAAAGCTTTTTATAATAGCACAGCCTTGCTCTTTGACCATTCGACGTCTAATGCTTTTAGTTTTTAGCTCAACTGAAAGCTTTCAGTGCTTGGAGAATTTACTTTAATTTCGATTGCGAGTATACGTCCCGTCAGTATTGTATGACATCTACGCGTTCAGCAATCGTGTAGTGACATGTTCTTTATTTCATCTGTCGTCAGACTCGGATCATGCAtgattttcttttaaagaaacGAAAAAAGGGATTGTGGCCCTAAGAGGTACTTGAAGCAGTCTCCTCATGAGAGAGGTCGAATACTGCACGAAATCCTTTCACTAATGTTTAAAGAATTGCAAATTCGAGACGAAAACATTCGAAGTTCACCGGTATTATACtaagaacaaagaaaataatctATCTTACTTTGGTGAAACCAAGGAGCGGGCCGCTCCTCGCCTTCTGAAAGTTTCACCATACAAGACCAAAATATGTTCCTGTTTCCTGGATCACAAATAAATTAGCCTCTGGGCTGTACTTGAGCTAGATGGTGGAAATACAACTAATAACATACTTTCTTCTATTTCGGGTCACGAAACAGGTGTCTTCCTCTAAAACTAGCTGGTTGAACATTTCAATAAAACGATTGCCGCCAATTTGAAAAGCAATCACGTTTGGGAATATACAAACACTAGTCAATCATCGATATGGGAATTGTATTGaaccagaaatattttcaagtgAACACAGCATGGTCATATCGAATGTGTTCGCAATCCCTATAGGAATGTTTGCTTTAAATGGAATTAATTTGATACCATGTCTTGCTATTAATACTAtccacacacacatgcatacataaGTTCTGCACCTTAAGATCTGCATAACATCCTCACAGACTTTTTGTACCACGAAgatatgttttttctttaaatttggtgatattatgTCATTATATTAAGGCATCTGACAATAGAAGATTGAATGATGTCACCGGGGCAATAATTCAGCTACTATTTCCTCTGTTGTTCTTAATAATATTTCGATATTTTATCCACAGTggaaaacaaatattactatttataaataaatattactaGTTGTATTTTGATGAAGTTGTAACCACAGAGAACTCATACAGCCAAAGCAAACATTGCAAATGTGTCAGGATCCAATGataaaatcaacaagaagattataattcGCCTAAGAAAGGTTTCGGAAGACCATCTAAACTCGTcgcttaaaataaaattgttgtGTAGACCGGAAAAATCGGTAAGGATTTGACGTAACAATTGACTTCTTATTTCCTTGACCAATCAGAACATGTTATTCGGCATCGTTGTCCGTATGTTTCCAAGACGTCTACTTTGGCGGGAATCGGGTCAACTGCGTAAACATTGGACAAATTTGAATACGAATAACTAATGGATTAATGTGTCACGTCAGAATGATATAACTGCACAATATACCCACGTTGCGATGACTGAAAACAGTTCTGGAACGCGACGAAACTGGATCATCAAAGTGTATGCAAAgatgaaagaaagaataaaggAGGGGTTGAAGAATAAACTTTAAGCTGTTTAAGAGAAGTTTTGGCAAATTAAGTCAAAATCGTGTGTTTTTCACCTTTGAACCAGATGAAATCAACCGTTCATAAACAGGGTTGTTAAAGTTGTAGATAGAACGTAAAAAATGTAAGTTAAAACGCACGTCTTTCGCTGGTTTTTCTTCTTCCCTTAATTGTTAACTGTGTACACCATGCATAAATTGGTCACATTTACGCTAAAACGGGTgttacagaaaaacaaaaatacattacATGAATACCGCCATCAGTTCAGACACAGCGGCCGTTTGATGAGTTgggtatatgtgtgtgtatagaaATTACCACTATCTTTGACATACAGAGTAATTAAAACCATACGATTTATCGTGAACCACACTGGGTTGACTAAAGTGACTCATTAATGGTTTCAAGCATCACTGCAAAGATGTGTATCGTTCTTATATCGATTTTTATCTCTAAACAATAGTCTTCTTGAAAAATTGTAGCCATTATTCGCAGAACACCTGGAAGCAATAAATACGCATTAAAGCAACATATTGAAATTAGTTTTCTATGATGCATTTACCTATTTATGcaaaaagataaaatatattctgtttTTGTAGATGTCTTGCATATGGTAAATGTTTTTACCCCCTTGCTGGTGTGTTGCTACATAAAttaaatcattattttttatcataaattatgaTGACTTATGTTAATATTTGAGAGAATAAGCTTAGCCATTGATGTTGAATTAAATTCTGGTCATTACATTCAGATGACGTAAGCGTTTTGTACTCGAATTTTCAGTTATTCGGAAGTATGGGAAACCATCCTTATCAGACTtcgacaagaaaaaaacccatATTTCATTACAACCGGTTCCAGCCCCCGTCTTCCAATCCCGCTAGCCCCCTCTCAAAACTATACTCTTCCCGCGTTCTAATATACAGAAGTATGAAAACCTAGAATTCAAACTAAACTGGACAGAATTATGCCATACAATAAATTAATTGCCTCAGTTATGCCGTTGTTAGCCTTACCCTTTTGAAGATCCATGTCGCTTTTAAGAGACAATTTACAGCCAAACAGGAGTTGGCAGCTTGTTTAATTAACTTGTTCATAGCATTATCTTGATTCAAGATATATGAACTTATCACCTTCATCACGAATGATAAACTAAGTGATCTGCACATTTGAAGCATAATATCACAAGGGAATCCTGCCTACAACCTTTAttgcaaaacatatttttggAAACTTATGCAATCAAGTTTCTGCAAATCATATAACTAAAATCAAACTTGTCAATTTTATAGTATATATCTGTATTGAATAAAAAAACGTAGGAAAAGAAGTTTAAGTAGGCCTAACGTGCAGTATGGATCCGTTGTGCAGTTGCCTATAAATTCCGTATCACGTTAAGCGGCGTTATAACCAGTGACATGCTATTGAGCAAGATCATctcaaaatcccccccccccccaggccaaATGGAGTGGAGGGTCAGGGGGATGCAGCAAGGGGCTTGTGGTCAAAATTTACGCAAGGGAAAATATGGAGGGGACGAGCAAGTTTGGGCGATTattaagtataaaaaaaaaaacatttatagtgcaaaaaaaaaatgaaaaggacaCGAGTGGACATATAATTTCCCCCGTGGCCCGACCTGGCTCTCAAGGCACCTCTCTTCCTCGGTAATCCGGTAAATTGGGCGATTAAAGCAAAACGAGGATGACGAAGAAATTTAGTGCATGAAAGAAACTTCGCCAAATAACACTTAGACATTTTCTCGCCATGTGTGGTGGTCGATGTTGTTCTCATGATCTAAGTATGTATTAAATGTTGAGTTACATATTAAGTTATACATATGAAAACTTGCTACTAAAGACTAACTGTTTGAAATATGTTCTCTTGCTGTTTGTGACTCCAAACTATGAGAGGAATCTATTACTAGGGAAGAGAGTGAAGTTCTCGTCTGCGGTGTGATATATTTGCATTTTTCGAAGTGTGGCCACTTGATTATGACGACATTTGCATGATGTATTAACACGATGTTCAGGAATAGAGCTTATGCACTCGAGTTTAAGCTAGTGGACGATATTTTCGCGATGTAAGCAAGTGTCTTTTCAGCAGGAAGAAAGAAGCGAACACGTTGGGAAAGAACGAAAGCTATGAGCCTCGTCTCCTTCGATACATACACGACCGGTTTCGGATGATCAGATCACTTCAGTATTACTTCACAAAAAAGTACTGGCGCAACACGTTATTTCCTTGTGTTGGAATGCTAGGCGTGtagatatcgaaacattttcaTAGAATAACTTTTACGTCATTCAAAACAAACAGCAAAACAGGAAGGTGTCTACGGAGGAACggtaaaaagaaaacttttactTACAGCCACTGTAACGTCTCCGGTTGTAAAACTTTTAGAGCAAGTGATTGGTTTGTCATCATTCTGAATAAGGACTTCCGTATTCCAAACGGGAGCTCAAACTGGCACAACATTATATGCGCTATCGTCATCATAGCCACTGATtggtgaaaaaaaatgaataaacatatatacaatattagCCCCGCCCTTATTGATAGTTGTTACTTGCCCCCTTTCGGAAGTACCAACGTACGTGAGTGATCCATGCAGCACAACCAACTGCTATTAATTTGAAGCGTACTG contains:
- the LOC139958578 gene encoding cation channel sperm-associated auxiliary subunit TMEM249-like isoform X2 — encoded protein: MSNDRKIVGIFGTWDYSFWAKPEDIFQARLEKNPIFPFEETEENHYEYEFISIWFWFSLATIAAALVIGGIVMLAVRNPMSYLVCCIICVLVSAYTAYVYQGKRKVVIDHDNDSYTFYRKGRRIYTGHVHNIYIRLVGQKGGNGEIYYKVVLNGFNLEVQALSSSTLRCEKLEKLGRRLATRLNLNFFDWTDRSTRHVIRHRCPYVSKTSTLAGIGSTA
- the LOC139958578 gene encoding cation channel sperm-associated auxiliary subunit TMEM249-like isoform X1, coding for MSNDRKIVGIFGTWDYSFWAKPEDIFQARLEKNPIFPFEETEENHYEYEFISIWFWFSLATIAAALVIGGIVMLAVRNPMSYLVCCIICVLVSAYTAYVYQGKRKVVIDHDNDSYTFYRKGRRIYTGHVHNIYIRLVGQKGGNGEIYYKVVLNGFNLEVQALSSSTLRCEKLEKLGRRLATRLNLNFFDWTDRSTRRYSASLSVCFQDVYFGGNRVNCVNIGQI